In one window of Porites lutea chromosome 8, jaPorLute2.1, whole genome shotgun sequence DNA:
- the LOC140945693 gene encoding uncharacterized protein has translation MAEVEGVCSVGMEYESTAVICRPAEMLEVPVGVLSEENIHRVDIIEPKESREWKKKHSKQQIILQKKKELYTKLDEILVFALREEFEMCAGHSIDRIEMIEFLTSVVHRHLTDCPELQKVLDLRDTVLTGRVKKAFPRVEFKRKQMRREHHRKVWIYVNIRRKLSRTPSDTPAQTSHKATPTKNWTPLAVTPSNPASQTPSSPVSEDTLASFCLHPNTSYERCHSSPLEVAESVSPSESSPESVSGFDGALSCLNACNSYDNQCTEGNGLLIDGVAMQRWVVSRYVQDDTSFVPVQDVVKAFKEEYNVDLSYKECHQMILSAFTTPRNRLIAKKTVRVSTFGQQYVYRGIAPINKAICLSDETKDPEESKSDQLSCQSENPAGENALAWRQKIRDITDERDQALMERNQALAALMELETKHDEAKQTIEKLRKEILCKSAAEKSSEALNETRMKEGFCLRNPAQRFSVTQCDGNCDNFSSVVGKDSDTDLNNKHCDWLLLREVVTQAKEERDCLLKRLEIVKSERNSYLDRLHSLEKENQQLKDDVGVRNSELPQSRLLDDISRHFQTRCQGENNAKGALSSALSHLKSKRKQISPSRLTKSPKYENSNLNKVHKEPNSLDHQTASQEVGADSPIPTHSEVSSPGNLTAFNGERFIDKEGLCNIVSSKISNNSVSNNSTVVSHGEEQESNDDFLVFTSGSEMIGFTRHPLED, from the exons ATGGCTGAAGTGGAAGGTGTCTGCAGTGTTGGTATGGAGTATGAATCTACTGCTGTAATCTGTAGGCCAGCAGAAA TGTTAGAAGTTCCTGTGGGAGTCCTTTCTGAAGAAAATATTCACAGAGTTGATATAATTGAACCAAAAGAGAGTAGAGAATGGAAGAAAAAAC ATTCGAAGCAGCAAATAATACTGCAAAAGAAGAAAGAGTTGTACACAAAACTTGACGAGATCCTAGTTTTTGCTCTCCGAGAAGAGTTTGAAATGTGCGCGGGGCACTCCATTGACCGCATTGAAATGATCGAGTTTCTGACCAGTGTTGTGCATCGGCATTTAACCGATTGTCCAGAGCTCCAGAAGGTGTTGGATCTCCGCGATACAGTCCTGACAGGTCGCGTGAAAAAGGCTTTTCCTAGGGTGGAATTTAAACGGAAACAAATGCGACGAGAACATCACAGAAAAGT CTGGATTTATGTTAACATAAGACGAAAACTCAGCCGAACTCCTTCAGACACTCCAG CACAAACAAGTCACAAAGCTACCCCCACCAAAAACTGGACACCACTGGCTGTTACACCATCAAACCCGGCCTCCCAGACACCATCATCACCCGTTAGTGAAGATACATTAGCCAGTTTCTGCCTCCACCCTAACACGTCGTACGAACGTTGTCATTCAAGTCCTTTAGAAGTAGCTGAAAGCGTGTCGCCCAGTGAAAGCTCTCCAGAGTCTGTCTCTGGCTTTGATGGCGCACTGTCATGTCTTAATGCGTGTAACAGCTATGACAATCAATGTACTGAGGGGAATGGATTATTGATAGATGGCGTTGCTATGCAGAGATG GGTTGTATCGCGCTATGTTCAGGATGACACGTCCTTTGTACCTGTTCAAGACGTAGTCAAAGCTTTCAAAGAGGAATACAACGTCGATCTTAGTTATAAGGAATGCCACCAGATGATACTATCTGCCTTTACCACGCCTAGAAACCGTTTAATTGCTAAGAAAACGGTTAGGGTCTCGACATTTGGGCAACAGTATGTCTACAGAGGAATTGCTCCTATTAATAAAGCTATCTGCCTTTCCGACGAAACAAAG GATCCTGAAGAATCTAAGAGTGATCAACTCAGTTGCCAGTCAGAGAACCCTGCAGGAGAAAACGCGCTCGCCTGGAGACAAAAGATCCGGGATATCACAGATGAACGCGATCAGGCGCTTATGGAGCGCAATCAGGCCCTCGCGGCCTTGATGGAATTAGAAACGAAACACGATGAAGCTAAGCAGACTATAGAGAAGTTAAGGAAGGAAATTTTGTGCAAAAGCGCTGCTGAAAAGTCTTCAGAAGCATTGAACGAAACAAGAATGAAAGAAGGTTTTTGTCTGAGAAATCCTGCGCAAAGGTTTAGTGTCACGCAGTGTGACGGAAATTGTGACAACTTTTCTAGTGTTGTTGGAAAAGATTCAGACACTGATCTAAACAACAAGCACTGTGATTGGTTACTCTTGAGGGAAGTTGTCACGCAAGCGAAGGAAGAGCGTGACTGTTTACTTAAAAGGCTGGAGATTGTCAAAAGTGAAAGGAACTCTTATTTAGATCGACTGCATTCTTTGGAGAAGGAAAACCAACAACTAAAAGATGATGTAGGGGTGAGAAACTCGGAGTTGCCTCAAAGTCGCCTCTTGGATGACATTTCACGGCATTTTCAAACAAGATGCCAAGGCGAAAACAACGCGAAAGGAGCACTGAGTTCCGCGCTTTCTCATCTGAAATCTAAACG GAAACAGATTTCACCCTCAAGACTAACAAAGTCTCCAAAATATGAAAATTCAAACCTTAACAAAGTACACAAGGAGCCAAACAGTTTAGACCATCAGACAGCTAGTCAAGAAGTCGGCGCTGATTCTCCAATCCCAACGCACAGCGAAGTTTCGTCTCCAGGCAACTTAACTGCTTTTAATGGTGAAAGGTTCATCGACAAAGAAGGTTTATGTAATATTGTTTCTAGCAAGATAAGCAATAACTCTGTTAGTAATAACTCAACAGTTGTGTCGCACGGCGAGGAACAAGAAAGTAATGATGACTTTCTTGTTTTCACATCTGGTAGCGAAATGATCGGTTTTACGCGACATCCGCTCGAGGactga
- the LOC140945700 gene encoding tetratricopeptide repeat protein 38-like, protein MSYLYTNWRDLEAWRSEGLPLTTTSNEAAKMYDATVTQYTGWYDDSTVGGIEGSISKMIAADPTFVMGHVLSCGLDLISSGIGIHVNQDLKSRMDTLQSLATAASSITNREKLHVRAVQEWAEGNTAQACLTWEDILVENPTDMFALKMAHDSYFYMGYQEHIRDSIARVLPHWKEGMPLYGYLQGMYAFGLVETNFYKEAEKYALKALELNPKDCWSTHAEAHVIEMEGRQDDGIKFLSKTINDWTTGAMLACHNYWHWALYHIEKGEYQAAVDIYDEEVGKRCHSGAMLDLVDASSLLYRLQMEGVDVGNRWKEIYHLWESHTDDHILVFNDVHMLMCTLGAKNEDATLKLLASLREFVRDGAGTNCEVSKEVGIALCEAFEQADKGNFDNAVEILKPIRYKIVKIGGSNAQRDLFNLFLIHVALNSTSKQHHQFVRSLLAERKAMKENAPMTDRLMAKALALHVE, encoded by the exons ATGTCGTATTTGTACACTAACTGGAGAGATCTTGAG gCTTGGCGCAGTGAAGGATTACCTCTAACTACTACAAGTAATGAAGCAGCAAAAATGTATGATGCTACCGTAACACAG TACACAGGGTGGTATGATGACTCTACTGTTGGTGGTATTGAGGGATCAATTTCTAAGATGATCGCAGCTGATCCAACTTTTG taatGGGCCATGTACTATCCTGCGGGTTGGATCTCATATCATCTGGCATAGGTATTCACGTAAATCAGGATCTGAAGAGTAGGATGGATACACTACAATCACTTGCCACAGCAGCAAGCAGCATCACTAATAGAGAAAAGCTGCATGTGAGAGCTGTACAAGAGTGGGCTGAAGG aaacacAGCACAGGCATGTCTAACGTGGGAAGATATTTTGGTGGAAAATCCAACAGACATGTTTGCACTAAAAATGGCTCATGATTCATATTTCTACATGGGTTACCAAGAGCACATCAGAGATTCCATTGCCCGTGTACTTCCTCACTGGAAAGAAGGCATGCCACTTTATGG GTATCTGCAAGGAATGTATGCCTTTGGTCTTGTAGAAACAAACTTTTACAAGGAGGCGGAAAAATATGCTCTTAAG GCCTTGGAACTGAATCCAAAGGACTGTTGGAGCACTCATGCCGAAGCTCATGTGATCGAGATGGAGGGACGACAAGATGATGGGATCAAATTTCTTAGCAAGACAATAAATGACTGGACA acTGGAGCAATGTTAGCTTGTCACAATTACTGGCACTGGGCTTTATACCACATCGAAAAG ggTGAATATCAGGCTGCGGTAGATATATATGACGAGGAG GTTGGCAAGCGCTGTCATTCCGGGGCCATGTTGGATTTGGTAGACGCCTCATCACTTCTTTACAGACTTCAAATGGAAG GCGTTGATGTTGGCAACCGCTGGAAGGAAATTTATCACCTCTGGGAGTCACATACAGATGATCATATCTTG GTTTTTAACGATGTTCACATGTTAATGTGTACACTAGGAGCAAAAAATGAAGATGCAACCTTGAAACTTTTAGCGTCACTCAGAGAATTTGTCAG AGATGGTGCAGGAACAAATTGTGAGGTATCGAAAGAGGTCGGTATCGCCCTCTGCGAAGCTTTCGAACAAGCTGATAAG gGAAATTTCGATAACGCTGTTGAAATTCTGAAGCCTATTCGctacaaaattgtgaaaatcgGAGGCAGCAATGCACAG CGAGATCTGTTTAATCTGTTCCTGATTCACGTTGCCCTGAATTCGACCAGTAAACAACATCACCAGTTTGTGAG gagCCTACTGGCGGAAAGGAAGGCCATGAAGGAAAACGCGCCCATGACGGACAGGCTTATGGCAAAGGCTTTAGCCTTACATGTGGAATAA